One region of Catenuloplanes indicus genomic DNA includes:
- the eccCa gene encoding type VII secretion protein EccCa, with translation MTTVIVRRPPRRAAPGIPVGELPVDAPPELPEPTGGRWQTLMTALPMLGGSVAMAMMFGRGGGTYSYVVGALFGVSSLAMLVTSWGGSGAPKRAEVAAARREYLRRLAALRRRARRTALAQRDGLRYRHPDPARLWSTVDSHRLWERRAADPDFAVVRAGLGPQTLATPLVPPVTRPLAELEPMCAGALRRFLDAYSVVPELPVAVSLRAFGRVHLPGGHGLARAMLTQLAVFHAPDDLVIAVCAGRHRRVDWDWVKWLPHALHRTRTDAAGPLRLIAGTVAELEPLLDEPGRAHLVVVLDGADAAFAGRSAATVLDLDAPPPRSPGPRVLVLTAGQRLTSRTTESETDVGVPDALTVAEAEAVARRLAPLRLAATETPDPAARDTEAGLAELLGIDDPARWDPARHWARPRAARDRLRVPIGVGVDGTPVELDLKESAQDGMGPHGLLIGATGSGKSELLRTLVLGLAAEHSSEALNVVLVDFKGGATFASLDRLPHTAAVITNLADELPLVDRMVDAINGELLRRQELLRRSGNIPSLREYDRARAAGATLPPLPSLLIVCDEFSELLSAKPDFIDLFVQIGRVGRSLGVHLLLASQRLEEGRLRGLDTHLSYRIGLRTFSSLESRAVLGVPDAFQLPRSPGHGYLRFGTEPLVRFRAAYASGPYRPATGPPVAEPAFAARVVPYTPGVVTVPRTPRPRAAITREPATTSLLDLMVNALEGAGPAAHRVWLPPLGDSPALGELLGPVQADPRRGLTVADPALRGALRVPAGVVDRPLDQRRETLWLDLAGASGHVAVAGGPRSGKSTALRTLITALALTHTPAEAQVYCLDFGGGALAQLTRVPHVGGVAGRLDPVGVRRTVGEVRALLTEREARFAALGVDGMADYRTRRAAGEVEDDPYGDVFLVVDGWATLRADFDDLEPLVTEVASRGLAYGVHVVVSTGRWMDLRPALRDLLGARLELRLGDPADSTVSRRSAANVPADAPGRGITAESMHMLIALPGVAPDEIAKAWTGPPAPPVRRLPAELPYAAVRDVRETGLRIPVGVVETDLSPAVLDFAADPHFLLYGDGECGKTSFLRALATTITTRYAPEAARLVIVDFRRTLLGAVETGHLLGHGSTAAAVRTMVESAVDALRRRLPGGDVTARQLRDRSWWTGPELFVLCDDYELAGGPSGPLAPLAELLPQARDIGLHLVLARRSGGAGRAFDPVLTQLRELAVPGLVMSGSREDGPLLGDVRPAAMPPGRGQLKTRREGIRLVQIAYLPPSDPA, from the coding sequence ATGACCACCGTGATCGTGCGACGTCCGCCGCGTCGTGCGGCGCCCGGGATTCCCGTCGGCGAGCTGCCCGTGGACGCGCCACCGGAGCTGCCGGAACCGACCGGCGGACGGTGGCAGACGCTGATGACCGCGCTGCCGATGCTCGGCGGCTCGGTCGCGATGGCCATGATGTTCGGCCGCGGCGGCGGCACCTACTCGTACGTGGTCGGCGCGCTCTTCGGCGTCTCGTCACTGGCCATGCTGGTGACCAGCTGGGGCGGCTCCGGGGCGCCGAAACGCGCCGAGGTCGCGGCCGCCCGCCGGGAGTACCTGCGCCGGCTGGCCGCGCTGCGCCGTCGCGCCCGGCGGACCGCGCTGGCGCAGCGCGACGGCCTGCGCTACCGGCACCCGGACCCGGCCCGCCTGTGGTCCACGGTGGACAGCCACCGGCTGTGGGAGCGGCGCGCGGCCGATCCGGACTTCGCGGTGGTCCGCGCCGGGCTGGGCCCGCAGACGCTCGCCACGCCGCTGGTGCCCCCGGTCACCCGGCCGCTGGCCGAGCTCGAGCCGATGTGCGCGGGCGCGCTGCGCCGGTTCCTGGACGCGTACTCCGTGGTACCGGAGCTGCCGGTGGCGGTGTCGCTGCGCGCGTTCGGCCGCGTCCACCTGCCCGGCGGGCACGGGCTCGCCCGCGCGATGCTGACCCAGCTCGCGGTCTTCCACGCGCCGGACGACCTGGTCATCGCGGTCTGCGCCGGCCGGCACCGGCGCGTGGACTGGGACTGGGTGAAGTGGCTGCCGCACGCGCTGCACCGCACCCGCACGGACGCGGCCGGCCCACTCCGCCTGATCGCCGGGACCGTGGCGGAGCTGGAGCCGCTGCTGGACGAGCCCGGGCGGGCCCACCTGGTCGTCGTGCTGGACGGTGCCGACGCCGCGTTCGCCGGCCGGAGCGCGGCGACCGTGCTGGACCTGGACGCACCGCCGCCGCGCAGTCCCGGCCCGCGCGTGCTGGTGCTGACCGCCGGGCAGCGCCTGACCAGCCGCACCACCGAGTCGGAGACCGACGTCGGCGTGCCGGACGCGCTGACCGTGGCGGAGGCGGAGGCGGTCGCGCGCCGACTGGCGCCGCTGCGGCTCGCGGCCACGGAGACGCCGGACCCGGCCGCCCGGGACACCGAGGCCGGGCTCGCGGAACTGCTCGGCATCGACGATCCGGCACGGTGGGACCCGGCGCGACACTGGGCCCGGCCGCGGGCGGCGCGCGACCGGCTGCGCGTGCCGATCGGCGTGGGCGTCGACGGCACCCCGGTCGAGCTGGACCTGAAGGAGTCCGCGCAGGACGGCATGGGCCCGCACGGCCTGCTGATCGGCGCGACCGGGTCCGGCAAGTCGGAGCTGCTGCGCACGCTGGTGCTCGGGCTGGCCGCGGAGCACTCGTCGGAGGCGCTCAACGTCGTGCTGGTCGACTTCAAGGGCGGCGCCACGTTCGCGTCGCTGGACCGGCTGCCGCACACCGCCGCGGTGATCACCAACCTGGCCGACGAGCTGCCGCTGGTGGACCGGATGGTCGACGCGATCAACGGGGAACTGCTGCGGCGCCAGGAGCTGCTGCGGCGCAGCGGCAACATCCCGAGCCTGCGCGAGTACGACCGGGCCCGCGCCGCCGGTGCCACGCTGCCGCCGCTGCCGTCGCTGCTGATCGTGTGCGACGAGTTCTCCGAGCTGCTCTCCGCCAAGCCGGACTTCATCGACCTGTTCGTGCAGATCGGCCGGGTCGGGCGGTCGCTCGGCGTGCACCTGCTGCTGGCCAGTCAGCGGCTGGAGGAGGGGCGGCTGCGCGGGCTGGACACACACCTGTCGTACCGGATCGGGCTGCGCACGTTCTCGTCGCTGGAGTCGCGCGCGGTGCTCGGCGTGCCGGACGCGTTCCAGCTGCCACGCTCGCCCGGCCACGGTTACCTGCGGTTCGGCACGGAGCCGCTGGTGCGGTTCCGGGCCGCGTACGCGTCCGGTCCGTATCGTCCGGCCACCGGCCCGCCGGTCGCCGAGCCGGCGTTCGCGGCCCGGGTGGTGCCGTACACGCCGGGCGTGGTCACCGTCCCGCGCACGCCGCGCCCGCGCGCCGCGATCACCCGAGAACCGGCCACCACGAGCCTGCTGGACCTGATGGTGAACGCGCTGGAGGGTGCCGGACCGGCCGCGCACCGGGTCTGGCTGCCGCCGCTCGGCGACTCCCCGGCGCTCGGCGAGCTGCTCGGGCCGGTGCAGGCTGATCCGCGGCGCGGCCTGACCGTGGCCGACCCGGCGCTGCGCGGCGCGCTGCGGGTGCCGGCCGGTGTGGTGGACCGGCCGCTGGACCAGCGCCGGGAGACGCTGTGGCTGGACCTGGCCGGCGCGTCCGGGCACGTCGCGGTGGCCGGCGGCCCACGCAGCGGCAAGTCCACCGCACTGCGCACGCTGATCACGGCGCTGGCGCTGACCCACACGCCGGCCGAGGCGCAGGTCTACTGCCTGGACTTCGGCGGTGGCGCGCTGGCCCAGCTGACCCGGGTCCCGCACGTCGGCGGCGTGGCCGGGCGGCTGGACCCGGTGGGTGTGCGCCGCACGGTCGGCGAGGTGCGCGCGCTGCTCACCGAGCGGGAGGCGCGATTCGCGGCGCTGGGCGTGGACGGGATGGCCGACTACCGGACCCGGCGCGCGGCCGGTGAGGTGGAGGACGACCCGTACGGTGACGTGTTCCTGGTGGTGGACGGCTGGGCCACGCTGCGCGCCGACTTCGACGACCTGGAGCCGCTGGTCACCGAGGTGGCGTCGCGCGGCCTGGCGTACGGCGTGCACGTGGTCGTCTCCACCGGCCGCTGGATGGACCTGCGCCCGGCCCTGCGCGACCTGCTCGGCGCCCGCCTGGAACTGCGCCTCGGCGATCCGGCCGACTCCACGGTCTCCCGCCGGTCGGCCGCGAACGTGCCGGCCGACGCGCCCGGGCGGGGCATCACCGCGGAGTCGATGCACATGCTGATCGCGCTGCCCGGCGTCGCGCCGGACGAGATCGCGAAGGCGTGGACCGGGCCGCCGGCGCCGCCGGTGCGCCGGTTGCCGGCCGAGCTGCCCTACGCGGCCGTCCGGGACGTGCGGGAGACCGGCCTGAGGATCCCGGTCGGCGTGGTGGAGACCGACCTGTCCCCGGCCGTGCTCGACTTCGCGGCCGATCCGCACTTCCTGCTGTACGGCGACGGCGAGTGCGGCAAGACGTCGTTCCTGCGCGCGCTCGCCACCACCATTACCACCCGGTACGCGCCGGAGGCGGCCCGGCTGGTGATCGTGGACTTCCGCCGTACGCTGCTCGGCGCGGTCGAGACCGGTCACCTGCTCGGGCACGGCTCCACCGCGGCGGCCGTGCGCACGATGGTCGAGTCGGCCGTCGACGCGTTGCGCCGGCGGCTGCCCGGCGGCGACGTGACCGCCCGGCAGCTGCGCGACCGCTCCTGGTGGACCGGGCCGGAGCTGTTCGTGCTGTGCGACGACTACGAGCTGGCCGGTGGGCCGTCCGGCCCGCTGGCGCCGCTGGCCGAGCTGCTGCCGCAGGCCCGCGACATCGGCCTGCACCTGGTCCTGGCCCGGCGCTCCGGCGGCGCCGGGCGCGCGTTCGATCCGGTGCTGACCCAGCTCCGCGAGCTGGCCGTGCCGGGCCTGGTGATGTCCGGCAGCCGTGAGGACGGCCCGCTGCTCGGCGACGTACGGCCGGCCGCGATGCCGCCCGGCCGGGGACAGTTGAAGACGCGGCGGGAGGGTATACGTCTGGTACAGATCGCCTATCTGCCACCGTCCGATCCCGCATAG
- the hpt gene encoding hypoxanthine phosphoribosyltransferase, whose product MADGSWYDADIERVIISEQQIRDKIAELAKQVSADHADAADGVLLVCVLKGAVMFMADFARELGRLGPPSEMEFMAVSSYGQGTTSSGVVRILKDLDRDIAGRRVIVVEDIVDSGLTLSWLLKYLESRGAASIEVVALFRKPEAIKVPVEVRYVGFDIPSEFVVGYGLDFAERYREMPYVGVLKPEVYARS is encoded by the coding sequence ATGGCTGACGGGTCCTGGTACGACGCGGACATCGAACGCGTGATCATCTCTGAGCAGCAGATCCGTGACAAGATCGCGGAGCTGGCCAAGCAGGTTTCCGCCGACCACGCCGACGCGGCGGACGGCGTGCTGCTGGTGTGCGTGCTGAAGGGCGCCGTGATGTTCATGGCCGACTTCGCGCGCGAGCTTGGCCGCCTCGGCCCGCCCAGCGAGATGGAGTTCATGGCGGTCTCCTCCTACGGGCAGGGCACCACCTCCTCCGGCGTGGTCCGCATCCTCAAGGACCTGGACCGGGACATCGCCGGCCGGCGCGTGATCGTGGTCGAGGACATCGTCGACTCCGGCCTCACGCTCTCCTGGCTGCTGAAGTACCTGGAGTCGCGCGGTGCCGCCTCGATCGAGGTGGTCGCGCTGTTCCGCAAGCCCGAGGCGATCAAGGTGCCGGTCGAGGTGCGCTACGTCGGCTTCGACATCCCGAGCGAGTTCGTGGTCGGCTACGGGCTGGACTTCGCGGAGCGCTACCGCGAGATGCCGTACGTCGGCGTGCTCAAGCCCGAGGTCTACGCACGCTCCTGA
- the tilS gene encoding tRNA lysidine(34) synthetase TilS has translation MARIAPPVAELRVAVRRALTGFPPDGLVLTACSGGADSLALAAAVGFVAPRLGLRAGLVTVDHRLQDGSADRAAAVARWARETGLAPVEVAAVTVAGRPGGPEAAAREARYAALAEAARRHDAAAVLVGHTRDDQAETVLLALARGAGIKGLAGMRERRPLPGADDVLLVRPLLEISREQTHKACVALGLQPWTDPHNADPAYARSRVRADALPALVAALGPRVVGNLARTAGLLAADAAALDGLARTALSEARGSGGGGLRVRSLSGLDPAIRSRVLHLWARELGAPGTALSQRHVSALDALVVDWHGQGSAYLPGGIAVRRSGDALAVVTTDTEVDQIG, from the coding sequence ATGGCTCGGATAGCGCCGCCGGTCGCGGAGTTGCGCGTGGCGGTGCGTCGCGCCCTGACCGGCTTCCCCCCGGACGGACTGGTGCTCACGGCGTGCTCCGGCGGCGCCGACTCGCTCGCGCTGGCCGCGGCTGTCGGGTTCGTCGCACCGCGGCTCGGCCTGCGCGCCGGCCTGGTCACGGTCGACCACCGGCTGCAGGACGGCTCCGCCGACCGGGCCGCGGCCGTGGCCCGGTGGGCGCGCGAGACCGGGCTGGCCCCGGTCGAGGTCGCGGCCGTGACGGTCGCGGGCCGGCCCGGCGGACCGGAGGCGGCCGCGCGCGAGGCCCGGTACGCCGCGCTGGCCGAGGCCGCGCGGCGGCACGATGCCGCCGCGGTGCTGGTCGGGCACACCCGCGACGATCAGGCCGAGACCGTGCTGCTCGCGCTCGCCCGCGGCGCCGGGATAAAGGGCCTGGCCGGCATGCGGGAGCGCCGGCCGCTGCCCGGCGCGGACGACGTGCTGCTGGTCCGCCCGCTGCTGGAGATCTCCCGGGAGCAGACGCACAAGGCCTGCGTGGCGCTCGGTCTGCAGCCGTGGACCGACCCGCACAACGCGGATCCGGCGTACGCGCGCAGCCGGGTCCGGGCCGACGCGCTCCCCGCGCTGGTCGCGGCGCTCGGCCCGCGCGTGGTCGGCAACCTGGCGCGCACGGCCGGGCTGCTGGCGGCGGACGCGGCCGCGCTGGACGGGCTGGCCCGGACCGCGCTGTCCGAGGCGCGGGGATCCGGCGGTGGCGGGCTGCGGGTGCGCAGCCTGTCCGGGCTGGATCCGGCGATACGCAGCCGGGTGCTGCACCTGTGGGCACGGGAGCTGGGCGCTCCGGGCACCGCGCTCTCGCAGCGGCACGTGTCCGCGCTGGACGCGCTGGTGGTGGACTGGCACGGGCAGGGTTCCGCCTACCTCCCCGGTGGGATCGCGGTACGCCGTTCCGGTGACGCACTGGCGGTCGTGACCACCGACACAGAAGTCGATCAAATCGGGTGA
- the mycP gene encoding type VII secretion-associated serine protease mycosin, with protein MSRRWRPGAAVARLAATVLVGVATALPAGAPALAAPTVPAVAPRAVTGDVVRDEQWSLTELGMTEAWQRSTGTGVTVAVIDSGVDGTHVDLAGRVLPGFDLVSTGGNGTDDPVGHGTTVASLIAGVPDDAGIVGMAPDARILPIRVLDKQNRYDDAQVVAKAVRLAVDNGAKVINLSLGGLGSSPALATAIDYAFVKDVVVIACTGNASASAPSDVWYPAREPGVIAVTGLEENGTSLWSGSITGPQTVLSAPATDLIGARPGGYWRVQGTSFAAPMVAATAALIRARWPEMSAATVVNRLITTATDLGAPGRDPRYGFGMVNPVAALADNLPESAQNPLDNEQPPGDVGFGSAPGLGDDSRVESGDAAALPGRGIEGAPGGAAQPATTVQAAPATATQRGRGLLGGLIGGSAALILIALLYFVTLHRLPRLRRTGRQNP; from the coding sequence TTGAGCAGGCGTTGGAGACCGGGGGCCGCCGTGGCCCGCCTGGCCGCCACCGTGCTGGTCGGCGTCGCCACCGCGCTGCCGGCCGGTGCACCGGCGCTCGCCGCGCCCACCGTTCCCGCGGTGGCCCCGCGCGCGGTCACCGGCGACGTGGTGCGCGACGAGCAGTGGTCGCTGACCGAGCTGGGCATGACCGAGGCGTGGCAGCGCTCGACCGGCACCGGTGTCACGGTCGCGGTGATCGACTCAGGCGTGGACGGCACGCACGTGGACCTGGCCGGGCGTGTGCTTCCCGGTTTCGACCTGGTCAGCACGGGCGGCAACGGCACCGACGACCCGGTCGGGCACGGCACCACGGTCGCCTCGCTGATCGCCGGGGTGCCGGACGACGCCGGCATCGTGGGCATGGCGCCGGATGCCCGGATTCTCCCGATCCGGGTGTTGGACAAGCAGAATCGGTACGACGACGCGCAGGTCGTGGCGAAGGCGGTGCGCCTGGCCGTGGACAACGGCGCCAAAGTGATCAACCTGTCGCTCGGCGGCCTGGGCAGCAGCCCCGCGCTCGCCACCGCGATCGACTACGCGTTCGTGAAGGACGTGGTGGTGATCGCCTGCACCGGCAACGCGAGCGCATCCGCGCCGTCCGACGTGTGGTACCCGGCGCGGGAACCCGGCGTGATCGCGGTGACCGGCCTGGAGGAGAACGGCACCAGCCTCTGGTCCGGCTCGATCACCGGCCCGCAGACGGTGCTGTCCGCCCCCGCCACCGACCTGATCGGCGCGCGGCCCGGCGGCTACTGGCGCGTGCAGGGCACCAGCTTCGCCGCGCCGATGGTGGCCGCGACCGCGGCCCTGATCCGCGCCCGCTGGCCGGAGATGTCCGCCGCCACCGTGGTCAACCGCCTGATCACCACCGCGACCGACCTGGGCGCACCGGGCCGCGACCCGCGCTACGGCTTCGGCATGGTCAACCCGGTCGCCGCACTGGCCGACAATCTGCCGGAAAGCGCCCAGAATCCACTCGACAACGAGCAGCCACCCGGCGACGTCGGCTTCGGCTCCGCCCCCGGCCTCGGCGACGACTCCCGCGTCGAGTCGGGCGACGCGGCCGCGCTCCCGGGCCGGGGCATCGAGGGCGCGCCCGGCGGCGCGGCCCAGCCCGCCACCACCGTCCAGGCCGCACCGGCCACCGCCACGCAGCGCGGCCGCGGCCTGCTCGGCGGCCTGATCGGCGGCTCAGCCGCCCTGATCCTCATCGCCCTGCTCTACTTCGTCACCCTGCACCGCCTCCCCCGCCTCCGCCGCACCGGCCGCCAGAACCCCTGA
- the dacB gene encoding D-alanyl-D-alanine carboxypeptidase/D-alanyl-D-alanine endopeptidase: protein MLAGAGATVLALVLVLVVALVVRPGAVDDPVAAPTTAGPSAEPPPQPVLAANTDTAPMPSAAAVQAAIGPLVTSGELGPGMHVSVLDVATGTELYGYQQAEPATPASTTKLVTAAASLAARGTGYRIPTRVVAGAAPGEVVLIGGGDPTLAIGETAAYEDAARLDTLAEQVKKALNNAQVSRVLVDSSLFTGALTGPGWDPDAVSAGYGAPITALMTDGARVNPKATGGAQRHATPDLAAGRAFAALLGKNVTVARGTAPAAGTPAGTPPGTASGAAVTGPAPGTELGRVESPTMLRLVEVMLTESDNVVAEALARQVAIAGGEPASFQGAAAATRNLIAGFGLPVDGFGLTDGSGLSRDNEISPALLTALVRLAADGSHPELGAMFAGLPVGGWSGTLDTRFRDPAPPESRGGAGSVRAKTGSLDGVNALAGVLTTADGRLLAFALLADEVPYKSVSKWQAEWKLDRIASVLAACGC from the coding sequence GTGCTGGCCGGGGCCGGAGCGACGGTCCTGGCGCTGGTGCTGGTGCTCGTGGTGGCGCTGGTCGTGCGGCCGGGCGCGGTGGACGATCCGGTGGCGGCACCGACCACGGCGGGACCCTCCGCGGAACCGCCGCCGCAGCCGGTGCTGGCGGCGAACACGGACACGGCGCCGATGCCGTCCGCGGCGGCGGTGCAGGCCGCGATCGGGCCGCTGGTGACCAGCGGTGAGCTGGGCCCGGGCATGCACGTGTCGGTGCTGGACGTGGCGACCGGTACCGAGCTGTACGGGTACCAGCAGGCCGAGCCGGCCACCCCGGCGTCGACGACGAAGCTGGTCACGGCCGCGGCGTCACTGGCGGCGCGCGGCACGGGGTACCGGATCCCGACGCGCGTGGTGGCCGGCGCCGCACCCGGTGAGGTGGTGCTGATCGGCGGCGGTGATCCGACGCTGGCGATCGGCGAGACCGCGGCGTACGAGGACGCGGCCCGGCTGGACACGCTGGCCGAGCAGGTCAAGAAGGCGCTGAACAACGCGCAGGTGTCCCGGGTGCTGGTGGACTCGTCGCTGTTCACCGGCGCGCTGACCGGGCCGGGCTGGGACCCGGACGCGGTGTCCGCGGGCTACGGCGCACCGATCACCGCGCTGATGACGGACGGCGCCCGGGTCAACCCGAAGGCGACCGGTGGCGCACAGCGGCACGCGACGCCGGACCTGGCCGCGGGGCGCGCGTTCGCGGCGCTGCTGGGTAAGAACGTGACGGTGGCGCGCGGTACGGCCCCGGCCGCGGGCACGCCGGCCGGGACGCCCCCGGGCACGGCGTCCGGCGCCGCGGTGACCGGGCCGGCGCCCGGGACCGAGCTGGGCCGGGTGGAGTCGCCGACCATGCTGCGGCTGGTCGAGGTGATGCTGACCGAGAGCGACAACGTGGTGGCGGAGGCGCTGGCGCGGCAGGTGGCGATCGCGGGCGGCGAGCCGGCCTCGTTCCAGGGCGCGGCGGCGGCGACGCGCAACCTGATCGCCGGATTCGGGCTCCCGGTCGACGGCTTCGGGCTGACCGACGGCAGCGGGCTGTCCCGGGACAACGAGATCAGCCCCGCGCTGCTGACCGCGCTGGTCCGGCTGGCCGCGGACGGCTCGCACCCGGAGCTGGGCGCGATGTTCGCCGGGCTGCCGGTCGGCGGCTGGTCGGGCACGCTGGACACCCGCTTCCGGGACCCGGCGCCGCCGGAGTCGCGCGGCGGAGCCGGGTCGGTGCGGGCCAAGACCGGGTCGCTGGACGGCGTCAACGCGCTGGCCGGCGTGCTCACCACGGCGGACGGACGGCTGCTGGCGTTCGCGCTGCTGGCCGACGAGGTGCCGTACAAGTCGGTGAGCAAGTGGCAGGCGGAGTGGAAGCTGGACCGGATCGCGTCGGTGCTCGCCGCCTGCGGGTGCTGA
- the eccD gene encoding type VII secretion integral membrane protein EccD codes for MGVGLARVTIAAPRRRVDLALPDQIPLAELLPDLLRHAGESLADQGERHGGWLLRRPDGAALLGGRPLRAQGVRDGEILHLTPASTFWPAPEYDDVVDVIAGAPRRTGPWSPAATRIATRAAAVALMPAALPPLLLAPSPAGAYTAVALTIALLLAAVTASRAYGDAGTAAVLGALALPFAGAGGALLAAAGRPAPGFPAWWGAPETLVATVAVLLAAVLAAVGTAVHPSVPVAFASAALQTVPAAALALLIPALHAVHAAALLAAAAVCTLGLLPLLAIRLGRLPIPAIAMPAGPAEPGDPGLDGPGDARWRPSREPGDPGLDGLREARRRPPREAVLAALSRTDEFLTGLLAGHALVITGAALVLAVRGGAAARVLAASVAVSVLLRTRVLVTTHHRVPLLVAGTAVLLALAVATPIGSASPVAAALPVAVALSVLVAGAAWSRRPPSLYLARAAELLDTAALVSLVPLACVVLGLYASLRNLNG; via the coding sequence ATGGGTGTCGGCCTCGCGCGCGTCACGATCGCCGCACCGCGCCGCCGCGTCGACCTGGCGCTGCCGGATCAGATCCCGCTCGCCGAGCTCCTGCCCGACCTGCTGCGGCACGCCGGTGAGTCGCTGGCCGACCAGGGCGAGCGGCACGGCGGCTGGCTGCTGCGCCGGCCGGACGGCGCCGCGCTGCTCGGCGGCCGCCCGCTGCGCGCACAGGGCGTACGGGACGGGGAGATCCTGCACCTCACGCCGGCCAGCACGTTCTGGCCGGCACCGGAGTACGACGACGTGGTCGACGTGATCGCGGGCGCGCCGCGGCGTACCGGCCCGTGGTCCCCGGCCGCCACGCGGATCGCAACCCGCGCCGCGGCCGTCGCGCTGATGCCGGCCGCACTGCCGCCGCTGCTGCTCGCGCCGTCCCCGGCCGGTGCCTACACCGCGGTCGCGCTGACGATCGCGCTGCTGCTGGCCGCGGTCACCGCGTCCCGCGCCTACGGCGACGCCGGCACGGCCGCGGTGCTCGGCGCGCTGGCGCTGCCGTTCGCTGGCGCCGGTGGCGCGCTGCTGGCCGCGGCCGGCCGTCCGGCGCCGGGGTTCCCAGCCTGGTGGGGAGCGCCGGAGACGCTGGTCGCCACGGTCGCGGTGCTCCTCGCCGCCGTGCTGGCGGCGGTGGGCACGGCCGTGCACCCGAGCGTCCCGGTGGCCTTCGCGTCCGCGGCGCTGCAGACCGTCCCGGCCGCCGCGCTGGCGCTGCTGATCCCCGCGCTGCACGCGGTGCACGCGGCCGCGTTGCTGGCCGCGGCCGCGGTCTGCACGCTGGGCCTGCTCCCGCTGCTGGCGATCCGGCTCGGCCGGCTCCCGATTCCGGCGATCGCGATGCCCGCCGGTCCGGCGGAGCCGGGCGATCCAGGGCTCGACGGGCCGGGGGACGCACGCTGGCGGCCGTCCCGGGAGCCGGGCGATCCGGGCCTCGACGGGTTGCGTGAGGCACGCCGGCGGCCGCCGCGGGAGGCAGTGCTGGCCGCGCTGAGCCGCACGGACGAGTTCCTGACCGGTCTGCTCGCCGGCCACGCCCTGGTGATCACGGGTGCCGCGCTGGTCCTGGCGGTGCGTGGCGGCGCGGCGGCGCGCGTGCTGGCGGCCTCGGTCGCGGTGAGCGTGCTGCTGCGCACGCGCGTGCTGGTCACGACGCATCATCGCGTGCCGCTGCTGGTGGCCGGCACCGCGGTGCTGCTCGCGCTCGCGGTCGCGACCCCGATCGGGTCGGCCTCGCCGGTGGCCGCCGCACTGCCGGTGGCGGTGGCGCTGTCCGTGCTGGTGGCCGGTGCGGCCTGGTCCCGGCGGCCGCCGTCGCTCTACCTGGCGCGCGCCGCCGAGCTGCTGGACACCGCGGCGCTGGTCTCGCTCGTCCCGCTGGCCTGCGTGGTCCTCGGGCTCTACGCGAGCCTGCGGAACCTCAACGGATGA
- a CDS encoding inorganic diphosphatase: protein MDFDVTVEIPKGHRNKYEVDHKTGRIRLDRTLFTATQYPADYGFIEGTLGEDGDPLDALVLVQEPTFPGCLIRCRAIGMYRMKDEMGGDDKVLCVPFEDPRQEHLRDIHHLGEFDRMEIQHFFTVYKDLEPGKSVEGATWTGRVEAEQEVRNSILRHQRALELGEGH from the coding sequence ATGGATTTCGACGTTACGGTTGAGATCCCCAAGGGTCACCGCAACAAGTACGAGGTGGACCACAAGACCGGGCGCATCCGGTTGGACCGCACGCTCTTCACTGCGACCCAGTACCCGGCCGACTACGGCTTCATCGAGGGCACCCTGGGCGAGGACGGCGACCCGCTGGACGCGCTCGTGCTGGTGCAGGAGCCGACGTTCCCGGGCTGTCTGATCCGGTGCCGGGCCATCGGCATGTACCGGATGAAGGACGAGATGGGCGGCGACGACAAGGTCCTCTGCGTGCCGTTCGAGGACCCGCGTCAGGAGCACCTGCGGGACATCCACCACCTGGGCGAGTTCGACCGGATGGAGATCCAGCACTTCTTCACGGTCTACAAGGACCTGGAGCCGGGCAAGTCCGTCGAGGGCGCGACCTGGACCGGCCGCGTGGAGGCCGAGCAGGAGGTCCGCAACTCGATCCTGCGGCACCAGCGCGCGCTGGAGCTCGGCGAAGGCCACTGA